GAGGTGAGAACTTAAAAGAAAAAGGCCGACGCCCCAACCGGCAGCGGTGCACTGCAAGTTGGGACATCGGCCAATGAGTGCCCCCGGCAGGATTCGAACCTGCGACCAAGAGATTAGAAGGCTCCTGCTCTATCCCCTGAGCTACGGAGGCGACCTGTCGATGATACTACGCAGCGCCGGTGATACAGCGACGCAGCGTGCCGGCTCCGCTGCAGGGCCGGTCCGGGTTCGACAACCACACGGCCTTCCGGCTTCACCGCAGTGGGCTCCCGCTCCCCTCTTAGAGATCAGCCGGCTGGTGATCCAGCCGGCAAGAATTTCCGGGCAGCTGCATCCAAAGACCTGTCTCCACAAGTAGAGGAGGTGTAAGCAACACCACATCTTCGCCGACCGGCGGAGAAGACTACCAAGGAGACACCATGCGTAAGACCGTCACCGCCCTTGCAGCAGCAGCAGGCTTGACTGCCGGAGTCGGATTCCTGACCCCTGCTGCAGCAGCGGACACCGCCCAGCTCTCCGTCCTGCATGCTGTACCCGACACCACGGTTGATGTGTACGTCAACGGGGCACTCACCCTCGACGATTTCACCCCCGGAACCCTCGCCGGTCCCCTCGACCTGGCCGGCGGCAGCTACGAGCTGGCCATCACCGCCCCTGACGCCGCTGACGCCTCCGCACCAATCATCGGACCAGTGACCGTGGACCTGGCCGCCGGCGGAAACTACACTGCCGTTGCCAACCTCGACGCGTCGGGAGCTCCCACCGCAAACTTCTACACCAATGACCTCTCCACAGTGGCTCCGGGCAAGTCGCACCTGACGGTCCGGCACACCGCGGCGGCTCCCGCCGTCGACGTCCTGGCTGGCGGTTCTCCCGTGATCAGCGGGCTGGAGAATCCGGGTGAAGAGACTCTGGCGGTCGACGCCGGAACCATTGCGGCTTCAGTGGCGGCCGCGGGAACCACCGAGCCGGTTATCGGTCCGGCAGACCTGACGCTGCCCGAAGGCACGCATACGTTTGTTTACGCCTGGGGTTCGCTGGCGGACGGAAACCTCGCCCTCGCAACCCAGACCGTTCACGGCATGGAGTCGGCGCCGAACGCGGTGCCGGGTGCGCTGGCCACGTCGAACGACGGCCAGGCCCTCGCAGCCGGAGGCATTGCGGTGATGCTTTTGGCCGGCGCCGCCGTGGCGGTGCGCCGCAGCAGTACAGCGGCCGCTTCCCGCCGGTAGCAGCGGCACCCGGGGTTCCGAGGCACCCGGGAATCTCATGCCCCGGGATTTATGTCCGGGAACCAACCCCGGAACAACAGCAGCGGGGCCGGCCGCCGGCGGATCCATTTGCCGGCCGCCGGTTCCGCTGGCCCCGCTCTGCAAACCCCCAGTCCCCGCAGCACAGCTCCGAAAGGTTGCCAGAATGACCCGACCCGCACCCAGCCGCCGTCGTCTGTGGGCCGGTGCTGCACTCGCGGCCGCGTTAGTCGCCGGCTCCACAGCCTGTGGCCAGGAAGCGGCTGACGAGCCGACGTCGGCCCCTCCTGCCGCTGCCCCCGCATCGCCCGCCCCGTCCCCAACCGCGACCGCGGCCACTCCAACCGCGGCCGCTCCCATCGACATCCGCCCGGCAGTTCCGGAACCCGCCGTCAGCATCCCGCGTCCGGTGCGCGTTCAGGTGGAAGGAACGGGAATTGACCTTGAGGTCATTCCGGGAGGAGTGGAGGCAAACGGTGCAATGGCCCTGCCGGACAACCACGACCAAGCCGCGTGGTACCGCTACGGTCCCGCACCCGGTGCGGAAGAAGGCTCCAGCGTCCTCGCCGCACACGTGGATTCGCGCACCGAGCAGCTGCCGATCGCCGGACTCAAGGACGTGCCCGCAGGAACCGTCGTAACCGTCACCCGGGAGGACGGTTCAGTGCTGCGGTACGCCGCCGAAGGTGTGGAAAACATCGCCAAAAAGAGCCTGGACGGCCACCGACTTTTTGACCGCACGGGAGAACCGCGGCTGAAACTCGTCACCTGCGGCGGACAGTGGCTGGAGGCACAGGATGACTACGAAGATAACGTGGTCCTGACAGCGGCACCGGTATCATAGGCAAAACTGCCGATCCGAGGGGCGGGCCGGATGGCCGCGCCGCATTGGACCGGATTCCCGAGACCAGGAGACCGCACTCGATGCCAGCCGGTTCCGTTGAGCAGGACGCGGCCCTTGACCGCGCCTTCGCCTCCGGCAGCCAGACGGCCCTCGCTGAGGCCTACCGCCGGTTCGCTCCCCTGATCCGCTCGCTCGCGCTCCGGCGCCTGGCTGATTCTGCTGCCGCCGACGACGTCGTGCAGGAAGTCTTCATCCGTGCATGGAAATACCGGGCCAGCTACTCCCCCGAACTGTCCGGCCTCCTGTCCTGGCTGGTCGGCATTACCCGCAATGTGGCCCTCGGCATGGGCGCCTCACGGATCCGCGAGGCGAACGTCTGGGAGGCCGCGGCCTCCCAGCGCCGGGAAGAAGCCGACGACGGTGTCGGCAATCCGGATCGGGTTGCCGACAAGGTGGTCATCGATGCGGAACTGGACCGGCTCGGCGAACCGCAGGGCTCAATCCTCCGACTGGCTTTCCACGAGGACCTGACCCACCAGCAGATTGCCGACCGGCTCGAACTGCCGCTGGGGACCGTTAAGAGCCATATACGCCGAAGCCTCGTTCATCTGAGGCAAAGATTGGAGGTCAGTGATG
This genomic interval from Arthrobacter sp. zg-Y820 contains the following:
- a CDS encoding RNA polymerase sigma factor, whose translation is MPAGSVEQDAALDRAFASGSQTALAEAYRRFAPLIRSLALRRLADSAAADDVVQEVFIRAWKYRASYSPELSGLLSWLVGITRNVALGMGASRIREANVWEAAASQRREEADDGVGNPDRVADKVVIDAELDRLGEPQGSILRLAFHEDLTHQQIADRLELPLGTVKSHIRRSLVHLRQRLEVSDAAPA
- a CDS encoding DUF4397 domain-containing protein, translated to MRKTVTALAAAAGLTAGVGFLTPAAAADTAQLSVLHAVPDTTVDVYVNGALTLDDFTPGTLAGPLDLAGGSYELAITAPDAADASAPIIGPVTVDLAAGGNYTAVANLDASGAPTANFYTNDLSTVAPGKSHLTVRHTAAAPAVDVLAGGSPVISGLENPGEETLAVDAGTIAASVAAAGTTEPVIGPADLTLPEGTHTFVYAWGSLADGNLALATQTVHGMESAPNAVPGALATSNDGQALAAGGIAVMLLAGAAVAVRRSSTAAASRR
- a CDS encoding class F sortase; its protein translation is MTRPAPSRRRLWAGAALAAALVAGSTACGQEAADEPTSAPPAAAPASPAPSPTATAATPTAAAPIDIRPAVPEPAVSIPRPVRVQVEGTGIDLEVIPGGVEANGAMALPDNHDQAAWYRYGPAPGAEEGSSVLAAHVDSRTEQLPIAGLKDVPAGTVVTVTREDGSVLRYAAEGVENIAKKSLDGHRLFDRTGEPRLKLVTCGGQWLEAQDDYEDNVVLTAAPVS